The following proteins are encoded in a genomic region of Micromonospora olivasterospora:
- a CDS encoding NAD(P)/FAD-dependent oxidoreductase translates to MREVDVAVIGAGPAGLFAAYYAGFRGLSVAVVDALPEAGGQITAMYPEKLILDVAGFPAVKGRELVANLVAQAAPFHPEYLLGTRAEKLSHADGRPVLGLAGGEQLACGAVVITGGLGSFTPRPLPVADSFAGNGIVYFVPEPAALADRDVLIVGGGDSAFDWALALQPLARSVTLVHRREKFRAHAATVARVLGLPVRVVVNAEVTRLHGGGAVTGAEITVRGGASELLPVDTVVAALGFTADLGPLAEWGLRLDRRHIVVDSAMATNLPRVFAAGDITEYPGKVRLIATGFGEAATAVNNAAVAIDPSAHLFPGHSSDAG, encoded by the coding sequence ATGCGCGAGGTCGATGTCGCAGTGATCGGCGCCGGTCCGGCCGGGCTCTTCGCCGCGTACTACGCGGGGTTCCGGGGGCTCTCGGTCGCGGTGGTCGACGCGCTGCCCGAGGCCGGCGGCCAGATCACGGCCATGTACCCGGAGAAGCTGATCCTCGACGTGGCCGGCTTCCCGGCGGTCAAGGGCCGCGAACTGGTGGCCAACCTCGTCGCCCAGGCCGCCCCGTTCCACCCGGAGTACCTGCTCGGCACCCGCGCCGAGAAGCTGTCGCACGCCGACGGTCGGCCGGTGCTCGGTCTCGCCGGCGGGGAGCAGCTCGCCTGCGGGGCGGTCGTCATCACCGGCGGGCTGGGCAGCTTCACCCCGCGTCCGTTGCCGGTGGCCGACAGCTTCGCCGGCAACGGGATCGTCTACTTCGTACCGGAGCCCGCCGCGCTCGCCGACCGGGACGTGCTGATCGTGGGCGGCGGGGACTCCGCGTTCGACTGGGCGCTGGCGTTGCAGCCGCTGGCCCGCTCGGTCACCCTCGTACACCGGCGGGAGAAGTTCCGCGCGCACGCCGCCACCGTCGCCCGGGTGCTCGGGCTGCCCGTACGCGTCGTCGTCAACGCCGAGGTCACCCGGCTGCACGGGGGCGGCGCCGTGACCGGCGCCGAGATCACCGTCCGGGGCGGGGCGAGCGAACTCCTGCCCGTGGACACGGTGGTGGCCGCGCTCGGCTTCACCGCCGACCTCGGCCCGCTCGCCGAGTGGGGGCTGCGGCTGGACCGCCGGCACATCGTGGTGGACAGCGCGATGGCGACGAACCTGCCCCGGGTCTTCGCCGCCGGGGACATCACCGAGTACCCGGGCAAGGTCCGGCTGATCGCCACGGGCTTCGGCGAGGCGGCGACCGCGGTCAACAACGCGGCCGTGGCTATCGACCCGAGCGCACACCTCTTTCCCGGCCACTCCTCGGACGCCGGCTGA
- a CDS encoding DNA recombination protein RmuC encodes MSFSTLAVVLLCLAAGGGLGWFAARSRAAAEIARLEATLAAVREGEGRLEQSMRALSYEATAQSQEAVARAVAPLHDTLRRYESRVAELERDRVDAYAELREQVRAMSAVSGELRTETKQLVAALRAPQVRGRWGEHQLRRIVEAAGMLEHCDFDEQVTAATDHQGVRPDLVVRLHGGRSVVVDAKAPFDAYLTAMEARDERGRDSHLDAHARHLRAHVDALAAKSYWAAFDPAPEFVVLFVPADPFLDVALQRDPALLEHAFARNVVLATPATLVALLRTVAYSWRQEALARNAVAVHTLARELYGRLSTLGDHVGKLGSALGGAVTAYNRAVGSLEARVLVSARKLAELGVSGAELATPAQVEVAPRQPQAPELVEPPSTVPERSTPADH; translated from the coding sequence ATGAGCTTCTCGACGCTGGCCGTGGTGCTGCTCTGCCTTGCGGCGGGCGGCGGGCTGGGCTGGTTCGCCGCCCGGTCCCGGGCGGCGGCCGAGATCGCCCGGCTGGAGGCCACCCTGGCGGCCGTGCGCGAGGGCGAGGGGCGGCTGGAGCAGTCGATGCGGGCGCTGAGCTACGAGGCGACCGCGCAGTCGCAGGAGGCGGTGGCCCGGGCGGTGGCCCCGCTGCACGACACCCTGCGGCGGTACGAGTCCCGGGTGGCCGAGCTGGAGCGGGACCGGGTCGACGCGTACGCCGAGCTGCGCGAGCAGGTCCGGGCGATGAGCGCGGTCTCCGGCGAGCTGCGCACCGAGACCAAGCAGCTGGTGGCCGCGCTGCGCGCGCCGCAGGTGCGCGGCCGGTGGGGCGAGCACCAGCTGCGCCGCATCGTCGAGGCCGCCGGCATGCTGGAGCACTGCGACTTCGACGAGCAGGTGACCGCCGCCACAGACCACCAGGGGGTACGCCCCGACCTGGTGGTCAGGCTGCACGGCGGGCGCTCGGTCGTGGTGGACGCGAAGGCGCCCTTCGACGCGTACCTGACGGCGATGGAGGCCCGCGACGAGCGCGGCCGGGACAGCCACCTCGACGCGCACGCGCGCCACCTGCGGGCGCACGTCGACGCCCTCGCGGCGAAGTCCTACTGGGCGGCGTTCGACCCCGCCCCCGAGTTCGTGGTGCTGTTCGTGCCGGCCGACCCGTTCCTCGACGTGGCGTTGCAGCGCGACCCGGCGCTGCTGGAGCACGCGTTCGCCCGCAACGTGGTGCTCGCGACGCCGGCCACCCTGGTCGCGCTGCTGCGCACGGTGGCGTACTCGTGGCGGCAGGAGGCGCTGGCCCGCAACGCGGTGGCGGTGCACACCCTCGCTCGGGAGCTGTACGGCCGGCTGTCCACGTTGGGCGACCACGTCGGCAAGCTGGGCTCGGCGCTGGGCGGGGCGGTGACCGCGTACAACCGGGCGGTCGGCTCGCTGGAGGCGCGGGTGCTGGTGAGCGCGCGCAAGCTCGCCGAGCTGGGCGTCTCCGGTGCGGAGCTGGCCACCCCCGCGCAGGTCGAGGTGGCGCCCCGGCAGCCGCAGGCGCCCGAGCTGGTGGAGCCGCCGTCCACAGTGCCGGAACGGTCGACGCCGGCCGATCACTAG
- a CDS encoding DMT family transporter has protein sequence MSRAATSRAGAGAGTTAPPPAPAARRVVGVVLAAASGVAVAVQSRINGELGVRLGDGIAAAVVSFGLGLLALLVLVPATPGGRRGLARLRAALADGSLRPWQCLGGGCGAFMVATQGLTIGSLGVAVFTVAVVAGQSGSSLAVDRWGVGPAGRQPVTPTRLAGAVLTVLAVLLSVGDRLGDPSTLGLALLPLLAGVGIAWQQAVNGRVRGAVGSALTATVVSFAVGTVALLVAFAVDVAVRGRPGGALPGEPWLYLGGPIGIVFIVIAAAVVRFTGVLLLGLAAIAGQVVGAVLLDVLLPTAASHPGPATLLGAALTLVAVLVAAFAAPPRR, from the coding sequence GTGAGCCGGGCGGCAACGAGTCGCGCCGGAGCGGGCGCCGGCACGACGGCCCCGCCGCCCGCGCCGGCCGCCCGCCGGGTCGTGGGCGTGGTGCTGGCCGCCGCCTCCGGGGTCGCCGTGGCGGTGCAGTCGCGGATCAACGGCGAGCTGGGTGTACGCCTCGGCGACGGGATCGCCGCCGCGGTGGTCTCGTTCGGCCTGGGGCTGCTGGCCCTGCTGGTGCTGGTCCCCGCCACTCCCGGCGGACGGCGCGGGCTGGCGCGGCTGCGCGCGGCGCTGGCCGACGGGTCGCTGCGGCCGTGGCAGTGCCTCGGCGGCGGCTGCGGCGCGTTCATGGTCGCCACCCAGGGGCTGACGATCGGCTCCCTCGGCGTGGCGGTGTTCACGGTGGCGGTGGTCGCCGGCCAGTCCGGCAGCAGCCTCGCCGTGGACCGGTGGGGCGTCGGCCCGGCGGGCCGGCAGCCCGTCACCCCGACCCGACTCGCGGGCGCGGTGCTGACGGTGCTGGCCGTGCTGCTGTCGGTGGGCGACCGGCTCGGCGATCCGAGCACCCTGGGCCTGGCCCTGCTGCCCCTGCTGGCCGGGGTGGGCATCGCGTGGCAGCAGGCGGTGAACGGCCGGGTTCGGGGCGCCGTCGGCAGCGCCCTGACCGCCACCGTGGTCAGCTTCGCCGTCGGCACCGTCGCCCTGCTCGTCGCGTTCGCGGTGGACGTCGCGGTCCGCGGCCGCCCCGGCGGTGCCCTCCCCGGCGAGCCGTGGCTCTATCTGGGCGGCCCGATCGGCATCGTGTTCATCGTGATCGCCGCGGCGGTCGTCCGGTTCACCGGCGTGCTCCTGCTCGGCCTGGCGGCGATCGCCGGGCAGGTCGTCGGCGCCGTCCTGCTCGACGTGCTGCTGCCGACGGCGGCGTCGCACCCGGGGCCGGCGACCCTGCTGGGCGCCGCGCTCACCCTGGTCGCGGTGCTGGTCGCCGCGTTCGCCGCGCCGCCCCGCCGGTAA
- a CDS encoding exodeoxyribonuclease VII small subunit, with protein sequence MTDEKNAGPDERLSYEQARAELASVVERLEAGGTSLEESLALWERGERLAEVCQRWLDGARARIEAARPQPGN encoded by the coding sequence ATGACTGACGAGAAGAACGCCGGGCCGGACGAGCGGCTCAGCTACGAGCAGGCCCGGGCCGAGCTGGCCTCCGTGGTGGAGCGGCTGGAGGCCGGCGGCACCTCGCTGGAGGAGTCGCTGGCGCTGTGGGAGCGCGGCGAGCGGCTGGCCGAGGTGTGCCAGCGCTGGCTCGACGGCGCGCGGGCCCGGATCGAGGCGGCCCGCCCGCAGCCCGGCAACTGA
- the glpX gene encoding class II fructose-bisphosphatase, producing the protein MTNTETRTPQNLDRNLALDLVRVTEAAAMAAGRWVGRGDKEGGDGAAVDAMRKLINSIPMRGVVVIGEGEKDNAPMLFNGEEVGDGTGPEVDVAVDPIDGTTLMSKGMPNALAVLAVAERGAMFDPSAVFYMEKLAVGPLYADVVDINAGVAENLRRMAKVKGTDVSEINVCVLDRPRHDELVREVRRTGAGIRFISDGDIAGAIAAARGESEVDVLMGIGGTPEGITSACALKCMGGMLQAKLWPRDEEEREKALAAGHDLDRVLTTDDLVAGDNCFFVATGITSGDLLRGVRYRAGGAYTQSIVMRSKSGTIRVIDSYHRLEKLALYSAVDFDGRPLAEQE; encoded by the coding sequence ATGACGAACACCGAGACGCGGACCCCCCAGAATCTCGACCGCAACCTCGCCCTCGACCTGGTCCGGGTGACGGAGGCCGCGGCGATGGCCGCCGGCCGGTGGGTCGGCCGGGGCGACAAGGAGGGCGGCGACGGGGCCGCCGTCGACGCCATGCGCAAGTTGATCAACTCGATCCCGATGCGGGGCGTCGTGGTGATCGGCGAGGGCGAGAAGGACAACGCGCCGATGCTCTTCAACGGCGAGGAGGTCGGCGACGGCACGGGTCCCGAGGTGGACGTCGCGGTCGACCCGATCGACGGCACCACGCTGATGAGCAAGGGCATGCCGAACGCGCTGGCCGTCCTCGCGGTGGCCGAGCGGGGAGCCATGTTCGACCCGAGCGCGGTCTTCTACATGGAGAAGCTGGCCGTCGGCCCGCTGTACGCCGACGTGGTCGACATCAACGCCGGGGTCGCCGAGAACCTGCGCCGGATGGCCAAGGTCAAGGGCACCGACGTGTCCGAGATCAACGTCTGCGTGCTCGACCGGCCCCGCCACGACGAGCTGGTGCGGGAGGTCCGCCGTACGGGGGCGGGCATCCGGTTCATCTCCGACGGCGACATCGCCGGCGCCATCGCCGCCGCCCGGGGCGAGTCGGAGGTCGACGTGCTGATGGGCATCGGCGGCACCCCCGAGGGGATAACGTCGGCCTGCGCGCTCAAGTGCATGGGCGGGATGTTGCAGGCCAAGCTGTGGCCGCGCGACGAGGAGGAGCGGGAGAAGGCGCTGGCCGCCGGGCACGACCTCGACCGGGTGCTCACCACCGACGACCTCGTCGCCGGCGACAACTGCTTCTTCGTGGCGACCGGCATCACGTCCGGCGACCTGCTGCGCGGCGTGCGCTACCGGGCCGGCGGGGCGTACACGCAGTCGATCGTGATGCGGTCGAAAAGCGGCACGATCCGGGTGATCGACTCGTACCACCGGCTGGAGAAGCTGGCGCTGTACTCGGCGGTCGACTTCGACGGCCGCCCCCTGGCCGAGCAGGAGTGA
- a CDS encoding PhoH family protein, with translation MTTRRTPAGADQTPAATATTRRATRTRRPAAPVEPEEPRPAGQAFVLDTSVLLSDPAAFHRFAEHEVVLPLVVISELEGKRHHPELGWFARQSLRMLDELRVRHGRLDRPVPANDSGGTVRVELNHTDDGVLPPGFRNESNDARILSVALNLAAEGREVTLVSKDMPLRVKAASVGLRADEYRHGQASDPTWTGMAELELGEDEIGRLYAGETLDLDAAAGLPCHTGLVLHSGRGSALGRVLPDKTVRLVRGDREAFGVHGRSAEQRVALDLLLDESVGIVSLGGRAGTGKSALALCAGLEAVMERRRHKKVVVFRPLYAVGGQELGYLPGSESEKMSPWAQAVFDTLGAVVHENVLEEVMSRGILEVLPLTHIRGRSLHDAFVIVDEAQSLERGVLLTVLSRIGQGSRVVLTHDVAQRDNLRVGRHDGVTAVIEALKGHPLFAHVTLTRSERSPIAAMVTDLLEEI, from the coding sequence GTGACGACTCGCCGTACCCCCGCCGGTGCCGACCAGACCCCGGCGGCGACTGCCACGACCCGCCGAGCCACCCGGACCCGCCGCCCGGCCGCCCCGGTCGAGCCCGAGGAGCCCCGACCAGCCGGCCAGGCGTTCGTCCTGGACACCTCGGTACTGCTCTCGGATCCCGCGGCCTTCCACCGGTTCGCCGAGCACGAGGTGGTCCTGCCCCTCGTGGTCATCTCCGAGCTGGAGGGCAAGCGGCACCACCCGGAGCTGGGCTGGTTCGCCCGGCAGTCGCTGCGCATGCTCGACGAGCTGCGGGTGCGCCACGGCCGGCTGGATCGGCCGGTGCCGGCCAACGACTCCGGCGGCACCGTGCGGGTGGAGCTGAACCACACTGACGACGGGGTGTTGCCGCCCGGCTTCCGTAACGAGTCCAACGACGCCCGGATCCTCTCGGTCGCGCTGAACCTCGCCGCCGAGGGGCGGGAGGTGACGCTGGTCAGCAAGGACATGCCGCTGCGGGTGAAGGCCGCCTCGGTGGGGCTGCGCGCGGACGAGTACCGGCACGGGCAGGCCAGCGACCCGACCTGGACCGGCATGGCGGAGCTGGAGCTGGGCGAGGACGAGATCGGCCGGCTCTACGCAGGGGAGACGCTCGACCTGGACGCCGCCGCCGGACTGCCCTGCCACACCGGGCTGGTCCTGCACTCCGGCCGGGGCTCCGCGCTGGGCCGCGTGCTGCCCGACAAGACGGTCCGGCTGGTCCGGGGCGACCGGGAGGCGTTCGGTGTGCACGGGCGCTCGGCTGAGCAACGGGTGGCGCTCGACCTGCTGCTGGACGAGTCGGTCGGGATCGTCTCCCTCGGCGGCCGGGCCGGCACCGGGAAGTCGGCGCTGGCGCTCTGCGCCGGGCTGGAGGCGGTGATGGAGCGCCGCCGGCACAAGAAGGTGGTCGTCTTCCGCCCGCTGTACGCGGTGGGCGGTCAGGAGCTGGGCTACCTGCCCGGGTCAGAGTCGGAGAAGATGTCGCCCTGGGCGCAGGCGGTCTTCGACACCCTCGGCGCGGTGGTGCACGAGAACGTCCTGGAGGAGGTCATGTCCCGGGGCATCCTGGAGGTGCTCCCGCTCACCCACATCCGGGGCCGCAGCCTGCACGACGCGTTCGTGATCGTCGACGAGGCGCAGTCGCTGGAGCGCGGGGTGCTGCTCACCGTGCTGTCCCGGATCGGTCAGGGGTCCCGGGTGGTCCTCACCCACGACGTGGCCCAGCGGGACAACCTGCGGGTGGGGCGCCACGACGGGGTGACGGCGGTGATCGAGGCACTCAAGGGGCATCCGCTGTTCGCGCACGTCACGCTGACCCGGTCCGAGCGGTCGCCGATCGCCGCTATGGTGACGGATCTGCTGGAGGAAATATAG
- a CDS encoding DUF4245 domain-containing protein has protein sequence MEPAQPVDRTPAEPTPPPRAGAGEPALVEPASAAGASPGPAAADTGRGDVALADPASAAGESPVPPAGRDKVRSERSPKDMAISMLVLLIPIALLLAFYRGFLGGDQPATVDPAPALDQARAAQAFPVTRPAGLGPDWKTVSASYRSVEGGSNLRLGYLTPEGRGAQVVQSDVPPERLLPAELTAEGRPQGPTEVSGRSWQLYTARGNEQALVLLEPDRTVIVVGDARENELRQLAGALH, from the coding sequence GTGGAGCCCGCACAGCCAGTCGACCGAACCCCCGCCGAGCCGACCCCGCCGCCGCGCGCCGGAGCCGGCGAGCCGGCCCTCGTCGAGCCCGCGTCCGCCGCCGGGGCGTCGCCCGGACCGGCCGCCGCCGACACGGGCCGTGGCGACGTGGCCCTCGCCGACCCGGCGTCCGCCGCCGGGGAGTCCCCGGTGCCGCCCGCCGGCCGCGACAAGGTCCGCTCCGAGCGGTCGCCGAAGGACATGGCGATCTCGATGCTGGTGCTGCTGATCCCGATCGCCCTGCTGCTCGCCTTCTACCGGGGGTTCCTCGGCGGCGACCAGCCGGCCACCGTCGACCCGGCCCCGGCGCTGGACCAGGCCCGCGCCGCCCAGGCGTTCCCGGTCACCCGGCCGGCCGGGCTCGGCCCCGACTGGAAGACGGTCAGCGCCAGCTACCGGAGCGTCGAGGGCGGTTCCAACCTGCGGCTCGGCTACCTCACCCCCGAGGGGCGGGGCGCGCAGGTGGTGCAGAGCGACGTACCGCCGGAGCGGCTGCTGCCCGCCGAGCTGACCGCCGAGGGCCGCCCGCAGGGGCCGACCGAGGTGAGCGGGCGGAGCTGGCAGTTGTACACGGCCCGGGGCAACGAGCAGGCGCTCGTCCTGCTCGAACCCGACCGCACCGTGATCGTGGTCGGCGACGCGCGGGAGAACGAGCTGCGCCAGCTCGCCGGGGCCCTCCACTAG
- a CDS encoding 4-hydroxy-3-methylbut-2-enyl diphosphate reductase has translation MTQADATSRTGKRVLLARPRGYCAGVDRAVQTVEEALKLYGAPIYVRKQIVHNKHVVRTLEAKGAIFVEENEEVPEGATVIFSAHGVAPEVYEQAKARSLKAIDATCPLVTKVHQEAKRFAAEDYDILLIGHEGHEEVVGTTGEAPAHIQLVDGPDGADKVTVRDPGKVVWLSQTTLSVDETLETVARLKQRLPLLQSPPSDDICYATSNRQHVVKEIAPECDVVLVVGSRNSSNSVRLVEVALDAGARAGHLVDFAHEIDDAWLTGATTVGLTSGASVPDELVQEVLAYLAERGFTDVDEVVTANERLTFSLPQELKRDMRAAAARA, from the coding sequence GTGACTCAGGCTGATGCGACGTCCCGGACCGGCAAGCGCGTGCTCCTGGCCAGGCCCCGCGGCTACTGCGCGGGCGTCGACCGGGCGGTGCAGACCGTCGAGGAGGCCCTGAAGCTCTACGGCGCGCCGATCTACGTGCGCAAGCAGATCGTGCACAACAAGCACGTCGTGCGCACCCTGGAGGCCAAGGGCGCGATCTTCGTGGAGGAGAACGAGGAGGTGCCGGAGGGCGCCACGGTCATCTTCTCCGCGCACGGCGTCGCCCCCGAGGTGTACGAGCAGGCGAAGGCGCGCTCGCTGAAGGCGATCGACGCGACCTGCCCCCTGGTGACGAAGGTGCACCAGGAGGCGAAGCGGTTCGCCGCGGAGGACTACGACATCCTGCTGATCGGCCACGAGGGGCACGAGGAGGTCGTCGGCACGACCGGCGAGGCCCCCGCGCACATCCAGCTCGTCGACGGCCCGGACGGTGCCGACAAGGTGACCGTGCGGGATCCGGGCAAGGTGGTCTGGCTCTCCCAGACGACGCTGTCGGTCGACGAGACGCTGGAGACGGTGGCCCGGCTGAAGCAGCGGCTGCCGCTGCTCCAGTCGCCGCCCAGCGACGACATCTGCTACGCCACCTCCAACCGCCAGCACGTGGTCAAGGAGATCGCCCCCGAGTGCGACGTGGTGCTCGTCGTCGGCTCGCGCAACTCCTCCAACTCGGTACGGCTGGTCGAGGTCGCCCTGGACGCCGGCGCCCGCGCCGGGCACCTGGTCGACTTCGCGCACGAGATCGACGACGCCTGGCTGACGGGGGCGACCACCGTCGGCCTCACCTCGGGCGCCAGCGTCCCCGACGAGCTGGTCCAGGAGGTGCTGGCGTACCTCGCCGAGCGCGGCTTCACCGACGTGGACGAGGTGGTCACCGCCAACGAGCGGCTGACCTTCTCGCTGCCGCAGGAGCTCAAGCGGGACATGCGGGCGGCGGCCGCCCGCGCCTGA
- a CDS encoding rhomboid family intramembrane serine protease, whose protein sequence is MTLHDDLPGGDPQRFGTEAFYAAIGRAFVAMCAVVPVLFLVEALDVGLGYDLDLAGGIIPRRVEGLDGVFFSPFLHADFNHLYSNSVPLVLLGTFVLAAGFRRFVWSTVMIVLVSGLGVWFTGSPDTVVVGASGVIFGYLGVLLTRGLVERSWWNFAVVLLVGLLYGWQLFGILPTDERISWQGHLFGLVGGVAAAIVFRRRFDAGNRHGPTLTPPL, encoded by the coding sequence GTGACCCTGCACGACGACCTGCCCGGCGGCGATCCGCAACGGTTCGGCACCGAGGCCTTCTACGCCGCGATCGGCCGGGCGTTCGTCGCCATGTGCGCCGTCGTGCCGGTGCTGTTCCTGGTCGAGGCCCTCGACGTCGGCCTCGGCTACGACCTCGACCTGGCCGGCGGCATCATCCCGCGCCGCGTCGAGGGGCTGGACGGCGTCTTCTTCTCGCCGTTCCTGCACGCCGACTTCAACCACCTCTACAGCAACAGCGTGCCGCTGGTCCTGCTCGGCACCTTCGTGCTCGCGGCCGGCTTCCGGCGGTTCGTCTGGTCCACCGTCATGATCGTGCTGGTGAGCGGCCTCGGCGTGTGGTTCACCGGCTCGCCCGACACGGTGGTGGTCGGGGCGAGCGGGGTCATCTTCGGCTACCTCGGCGTCCTGCTCACCCGGGGCCTGGTCGAGCGCAGCTGGTGGAACTTCGCGGTGGTGCTGCTGGTCGGCCTGCTCTACGGCTGGCAGTTGTTCGGCATCCTGCCCACCGACGAGCGGATCTCCTGGCAGGGGCACCTCTTCGGGCTGGTCGGCGGGGTCGCCGCCGCCATCGTCTTCCGCCGCCGCTTCGACGCGGGAAACCGGCACGGCCCCACGCTGACGCCCCCGCTGTAG
- a CDS encoding lytic transglycosylase domain-containing protein produces MSRSWSRFGARTAAVALLSVGVAGGFYLGEDRQTQQQGLTAQVGLQVDQAEYEYQHERQAEHRISSAKQRAAEYQAKLRAAEAAKEAAERAREAEAAAASRKKKREAKEAAAKEAKPYDGPIPASCNEYGGNRKIGCALMIDAGFGIDQFPCLDKLWTKESGWNHKARNSSSGAYGIPQALPGSKMGSVADDWETNPATQIKWGLGYIEGRYGSPCGAWRHSQSTGWY; encoded by the coding sequence GTGAGTCGGTCGTGGAGCCGTTTCGGCGCCCGCACCGCCGCCGTCGCACTGCTCTCCGTGGGCGTTGCCGGCGGTTTCTATCTGGGCGAAGACCGCCAGACCCAGCAGCAGGGCCTGACCGCGCAGGTGGGCCTCCAGGTGGACCAGGCGGAGTACGAATACCAGCACGAGCGGCAGGCCGAGCACCGGATCAGCTCGGCGAAGCAGCGGGCCGCCGAGTACCAGGCCAAGCTGCGCGCCGCCGAGGCGGCGAAGGAGGCCGCCGAGCGGGCCCGCGAGGCCGAGGCCGCGGCGGCGTCCCGAAAGAAAAAGCGCGAGGCGAAGGAGGCCGCGGCCAAGGAGGCCAAGCCGTACGACGGGCCGATCCCCGCCTCGTGCAACGAGTACGGCGGCAACCGGAAGATCGGCTGCGCGCTGATGATCGACGCCGGGTTCGGCATCGACCAGTTCCCCTGTCTGGACAAGCTCTGGACCAAGGAGAGCGGCTGGAACCACAAGGCCCGCAACTCCTCCTCCGGCGCGTACGGCATCCCGCAGGCGCTGCCGGGCAGCAAGATGGGCTCGGTCGCCGACGACTGGGAGACCAACCCGGCCACCCAGATCAAGTGGGGGCTCGGCTACATCGAGGGCCGGTACGGCAGCCCGTGCGGCGCGTGGCGGCACTCGCAGAGCACCGGCTGGTACTGA
- the xseA gene encoding exodeoxyribonuclease VII large subunit — protein MTEVPKSSADEPWPVRVVSQKVGAWIARLGWVWVDGQVAQISRRPGASTVFLTLRDPSADLSLTVTTNRDVLDAGAPELREGARVVLHAKPEFYAARGTLSLRADEIRQVGLGELLARLEKLKKLLAAEGLFDRARKRRLPFLPGRIGLITGRASAAERDVLTNARRRWPAVEFRTVNVAVQGPTAVPQIVDALKVLDADPTVDVIVIARGGGGIEDLLPFSDEALCRAVFACRTPVVSAIGHETDAPLLDYVADVRASTPTDAAKRVVPDLGEELRLIEQARHRLQRAVRNLVDRESHRLDLLRSRPVLARPQVMVEQRATEVGALRQRAGRCLAHRLGAAEDELRHTLARLRALSPAATLDRGYAIVQRADGHVVRAAGEVAGGDRLRVRLAEGELAATVEGRAATG, from the coding sequence GTGACCGAGGTCCCGAAGAGCAGCGCCGACGAGCCGTGGCCGGTGCGGGTCGTCAGCCAGAAGGTCGGGGCGTGGATCGCCCGCCTCGGCTGGGTGTGGGTGGACGGGCAGGTGGCGCAGATCAGCCGGCGCCCCGGGGCCAGCACGGTCTTCCTCACCCTGCGAGACCCGTCGGCCGACCTGAGCCTGACCGTCACCACCAACCGGGACGTCCTCGACGCCGGCGCCCCCGAGCTGCGCGAGGGCGCCCGGGTGGTGCTGCACGCCAAGCCCGAGTTCTACGCGGCGCGGGGCACGCTCAGTCTGCGCGCCGACGAGATCCGACAGGTCGGGCTCGGCGAGCTGCTGGCGCGGCTGGAGAAGCTGAAGAAGCTGCTGGCCGCCGAGGGCCTGTTCGACCGGGCCCGCAAGCGCCGGCTGCCGTTCCTGCCGGGCCGGATCGGGCTGATCACCGGCCGCGCCTCCGCCGCCGAGCGGGACGTGCTCACCAACGCCCGCCGCCGCTGGCCGGCCGTGGAGTTCCGTACGGTCAACGTGGCGGTGCAGGGCCCGACCGCCGTGCCGCAGATCGTGGACGCGCTGAAGGTGCTCGACGCCGACCCGACCGTGGACGTGATCGTCATCGCCCGGGGCGGGGGCGGCATCGAGGATCTGCTGCCGTTCTCCGACGAGGCACTGTGCCGGGCGGTCTTCGCCTGCCGGACGCCCGTGGTCAGTGCGATCGGCCACGAGACGGACGCCCCGCTGCTGGACTACGTCGCCGACGTACGGGCCTCCACGCCGACCGACGCGGCCAAGCGGGTGGTGCCCGACCTGGGCGAGGAGCTGCGCCTGATCGAGCAGGCCCGGCACCGGCTCCAGCGGGCGGTGCGCAACCTCGTCGACCGGGAGTCGCACCGCCTCGACCTGCTGCGCTCCCGGCCCGTGCTGGCCCGGCCGCAGGTGATGGTGGAGCAGCGCGCCACGGAGGTCGGCGCGCTGCGCCAGCGGGCCGGGCGCTGCCTGGCCCACCGGCTCGGCGCGGCGGAGGACGAGCTGCGGCACACCCTGGCCCGGCTGCGCGCCCTGTCCCCCGCCGCCACCCTCGACCGTGGATACGCGATCGTGCAGCGGGCCGACGGCCACGTCGTCCGGGCGGCCGGCGAGGTGGCCGGGGGCGACCGGCTGCGGGTGCGCCTCGCCGAGGGCGAGCTGGCGGCGACGGTCGAGGGTCGAGCCGCGACGGGGTGA